The proteins below come from a single Trachemys scripta elegans isolate TJP31775 chromosome 16, CAS_Tse_1.0, whole genome shotgun sequence genomic window:
- the LOC117888676 gene encoding inositol polyphosphate 1-phosphatase-like isoform X1, with amino-acid sequence MWGSPAPKGLTPRRHMAGRGPAPRGGVGTIPPVIRQRPRAAAASLSPADPRSTMAALLKSLVGASEKSARIAQLCRQEEALFQLLIEEKTGTDKNKKFVQDFKTLADVLIQEVIKHDVGKEFPELRGHIGGEESNQFENSLGETLVVRVCATQQDTASLLFTILDRNQPAAELLAAAIHQEVALQDPALDAVALAIPPERLAIWIDPIDSTNQYIRGQARVAPIDGICPSGLCSALVLIGAYDRSSGDPVLGVINEPFFREDPLTHRWQGVYHWGISYQGTSLASLHRPPLRPEPCVVLSSSETPAIQRALRPLYGERLRFASGAGYKMLCVILGLAEAYVLSEGSTFKWDSCAPHAILRALGGGMVDLEAALQAWRAGQRGALPELTYNQPAAGAVGAERWANRGGLVAFMHREHLEVVLATLTTAAL; translated from the exons atgtgGGGCAGCCCGGCCCCGAAGGGGTTAACCCCGCGGCGTCACATGGCCGGGCGGGGACCCGCCCCTCGCGGGGGTGTCGGGACGATCCCACCCGTGATCCGTCAGCGCCCGCGAGCGGCCGCAGCATCCCTGAGCCCGGCGG ACCCCCGCTCCACCATGGCAGCCCTGCTGAAGAGCCTGGTGGGGGCGTCGGAGAAGTCGGCCCGCATCGCCCAGCTGTGCCGCCAGGAGGAGGCGCTCTTCCAGCTGCTCATCGAGGAGAAGACGGGCACCGACAAGAACAAGAAGTTTGTGCAGGATTTCAAAACGCTGGCGGACGTGCTCATCCAGGAGGTCATAAAGCACGACGTGGGCAAGGAG TTCCCAGAGCTGCGCGGCCACATCGGCGGGGAGGAGTCCAACCAGTTTGAGAACAGCCTGG GAGAGACCCTGGTGGTGCGGGTGTGTGCGACCCAGCAGGACACGGCCTCGCTGCTCTTTACAATCCTGGACCGGAACCAGCCGGCGGCCGAGCTGCTGGCAGCCGCCATCCACCAGGAGGTGGCGCTGCAGGACCCGGCGCTGGACGCAGTGGCACTGGCAATCCCCCCGGAGAGACTGGCCATCTGGATCGACCCCATCG ACTCCACCAATCAGTACATCCGCGGCCAGGCCCGTGTGGCGCCCATCGATGGCATCTGCCCGTCCGGGCTGTGCTCGGCGCTGGTGCTCATTGGGGCGTACGACCGCAGCTCGGGGGACCCGGTCCTGGGGGTCATCAACGAGCCGTTCTTCCGGGAGGACCCCCTCACCCACAG GTGGCAGGGTGTGTATCACTGGGGCATCTCGTACCAGGGCACCAGCCTGGCCTCGCTGCACCGGCCCCCGCTACGCCCCGAGCCCTGCGTCGTCCTGAGCAGCAGCGAGACGCCGGCGATCCAGCGGGCACTGAGGCCGCTGTACGGGGAGCGGCTGCGCTTCGCCTCGGGCGCCGGCTACAAGATGCTATGTGTGATCCTGGGGCTGGCCGAGGCCTATGTCCTCTCGGAGGGCAGCACCTTCAAGTGGGACTCGTGTGCCCCCCATGCCATCCTGCGGGCTCTGGGCGGAGGGATGGTGGACCTGGAGGCTGCCCTGCAGGCCTGGCGCGCTGGCCAGCGGGGGGCGCTGCCAGAGCTGACCTACAACCAGCCTGCGGCGGGCGCCGTGGGGGCCGAGCGCTGGGCCAACCGGGGCGGCCTGGTGGCCTTCATGCACCGAGAACACCTGGAGGTGGTGCTGGCCACTCTGACCACTGCTGCCCTGTGA
- the LOC117888676 gene encoding inositol polyphosphate 1-phosphatase-like isoform X2: MAALLKSLVGASEKSARIAQLCRQEEALFQLLIEEKTGTDKNKKFVQDFKTLADVLIQEVIKHDVGKEFPELRGHIGGEESNQFENSLGETLVVRVCATQQDTASLLFTILDRNQPAAELLAAAIHQEVALQDPALDAVALAIPPERLAIWIDPIDSTNQYIRGQARVAPIDGICPSGLCSALVLIGAYDRSSGDPVLGVINEPFFREDPLTHRWQGVYHWGISYQGTSLASLHRPPLRPEPCVVLSSSETPAIQRALRPLYGERLRFASGAGYKMLCVILGLAEAYVLSEGSTFKWDSCAPHAILRALGGGMVDLEAALQAWRAGQRGALPELTYNQPAAGAVGAERWANRGGLVAFMHREHLEVVLATLTTAAL, from the exons ATGGCAGCCCTGCTGAAGAGCCTGGTGGGGGCGTCGGAGAAGTCGGCCCGCATCGCCCAGCTGTGCCGCCAGGAGGAGGCGCTCTTCCAGCTGCTCATCGAGGAGAAGACGGGCACCGACAAGAACAAGAAGTTTGTGCAGGATTTCAAAACGCTGGCGGACGTGCTCATCCAGGAGGTCATAAAGCACGACGTGGGCAAGGAG TTCCCAGAGCTGCGCGGCCACATCGGCGGGGAGGAGTCCAACCAGTTTGAGAACAGCCTGG GAGAGACCCTGGTGGTGCGGGTGTGTGCGACCCAGCAGGACACGGCCTCGCTGCTCTTTACAATCCTGGACCGGAACCAGCCGGCGGCCGAGCTGCTGGCAGCCGCCATCCACCAGGAGGTGGCGCTGCAGGACCCGGCGCTGGACGCAGTGGCACTGGCAATCCCCCCGGAGAGACTGGCCATCTGGATCGACCCCATCG ACTCCACCAATCAGTACATCCGCGGCCAGGCCCGTGTGGCGCCCATCGATGGCATCTGCCCGTCCGGGCTGTGCTCGGCGCTGGTGCTCATTGGGGCGTACGACCGCAGCTCGGGGGACCCGGTCCTGGGGGTCATCAACGAGCCGTTCTTCCGGGAGGACCCCCTCACCCACAG GTGGCAGGGTGTGTATCACTGGGGCATCTCGTACCAGGGCACCAGCCTGGCCTCGCTGCACCGGCCCCCGCTACGCCCCGAGCCCTGCGTCGTCCTGAGCAGCAGCGAGACGCCGGCGATCCAGCGGGCACTGAGGCCGCTGTACGGGGAGCGGCTGCGCTTCGCCTCGGGCGCCGGCTACAAGATGCTATGTGTGATCCTGGGGCTGGCCGAGGCCTATGTCCTCTCGGAGGGCAGCACCTTCAAGTGGGACTCGTGTGCCCCCCATGCCATCCTGCGGGCTCTGGGCGGAGGGATGGTGGACCTGGAGGCTGCCCTGCAGGCCTGGCGCGCTGGCCAGCGGGGGGCGCTGCCAGAGCTGACCTACAACCAGCCTGCGGCGGGCGCCGTGGGGGCCGAGCGCTGGGCCAACCGGGGCGGCCTGGTGGCCTTCATGCACCGAGAACACCTGGAGGTGGTGCTGGCCACTCTGACCACTGCTGCCCTGTGA